The DNA window AAAATGAATGCAGACAAAAGGCAATTAATTGCCATAATTATTACAATACTATTGAGATTTTACATCTTATATTTCtctcaaaacatgaaaaaaaatgtgaattttgagtGTAACTACAATTTTAGACAATACGTGGCAATTTTATCcccattgaaattttaaaatttaaatttaattgttaattggagattttaaaaaaaattatttaatagtcATATAATTAAAAGTAATGTTGTcattaatttgaatttaacaaataaaaattaataatattaataattggactcaaaattttaaatctgaaaagtaaaagaattaaatttttgaaaatacaagtattttacatttgttatacttttttaacaattttaatattttttaatttttttaaaatgatttttattttttattttaaaattaattaattaatttatgatatggCATATACATTAGCAAACGTTAACTTTTCTATCtattttggagtgatttgataaataacacaaatttaagtgctaaaagagacaaaaaaattaaatagagggtTAAAATGACTTTTAGTAAAGTTGGAGGGCCAAACAAGTCATTATGCCCTTAAAAATATAATCAAAGaccatgaaaatagacttattcatGGATTAGGTTATCAGTCCATGCTCAAAGGCCGACTTGAAATTTGGGAGGGTTCGAGTAAAAAcattaggctcgaaaaatgggcttgacTGCTTGAGCAAAAAAATTAGACCCATTTTTctaatttgtacttttttatattatataatttataacacaattaagatgattatatataaaactataaaaaaaacatcaaatattaaattaaaataaatataaatatatttaaaaataataatattagcaaACTTAAAATGAGTTTGGGTTAGCCATTTATAAATATGGGTAGATTTtgacaaaaagaaaatttgatttcTCAATATATCTAACGGAGTGAGTCCAGTAACTAATCTTCCACATTTTGTGAGCCCGTTAAGGGGTAGATGCTAGCCACAAGTTTTAAAACTGCTCCATATTCAGGGCGATAATCGAACCCTCGACCACTAGTTAAGATAGAAATAGAATAGACCTTTATCAGATCAGATCAAAattgaacaaatataaaatatattaatttgataaaaataaaaacctcTACATCAAAAGTGAATGCAGACAAAGTGAAATTAATTGCAATAATGATTACATCTAATGCATGAAATCCTGTTGagattttgttgtttaatttCCCACTCAAAACATGAAAAGAGTGTGAATTTGGAAGTGTAACTGCAAATTGAACCTAATAAATCCTAATAAATGAACTTAAGcacattataaatatataaataattaacaatacCAAAAAGAGCTCCAATTGAACTTAACAAAAATTATCCATGGATATTAATttgcctctttttctttttatttcgatTTCCTTCAACTACATGGGTCATCGGAATCTTGTTTCTGCCGACGATACATTGATTAAAACCCAATGCCATAATGCAAAAGTCCCCAAAGCCTGCATACAATGCGTAAAATCTGATTCCCATAGCCAATCAACCGATAAAGTAGGCATTGCCGCCATTGTCATAACTTGTATAAGCAACAAAGCCGTGACCTTGGAAAGCAACATGACGGTTCTAGCTTCAAGCGTTCACGACAAGAAGTTGAAATTGGTTCTCCAAGACTGCCAAAAAGAGTTTTCTGACGCGAAAACCAATTTGACTACTGCGATGGACCGGTTGAAGAACAAAGATTACGATCAAACTAATTATTTAGTGAATCATGCACTCCAGAAAGAGTTTTATTGTAAGAACAATGTGGGGGATTTACAGTATACGCTTCCTACTACTGTCTTGAATGACATGACGCTTTATGAAGAACTTTCGGAAGCAGCAATGAGAATAATTGATCGGTTTTTATGGGtgtgaaaaatgaaataaaataaaaaaaaattatatttgttgaataatcttatatataatttgttttatctcttcttcttttttaattatattttttggaGTCTATGTTGATATAAGGTCAAGCAAacttttctttaaatatttaacaattatttaaataaaaaaattaatatatattttttacttgcATTTACAATTTCAagcaaaatttttaatatttaatgattatttaaacaaaaaatattttttaattattatttgatatattaacgAAACTACTTCTGaactttacaaaaataaaaaaatagtcaaGGTTAGGGGGCGAAACCAGAAATTTTTtaggggtcaaaattaaattgtaatttttaaaatggtaaaaatgtaattttactattttaatagtttatatctttatcatttttaaatgattaaatcaaatttttttaaatgtttagggAGGTCAAAGTACAACTTTacatttacaaatttttaaaaaaattaatgtctaaatggaaaaattttcattttaggggggtcggCCCCTACCAGCCCATAATTTCACCCTTTGTCCAGGtgacttatttatttaatatttactttttttaatattaatttaagaaatataatttttttttcactttgaaAATTAGATAACTTAGTGTATCAAACAATATTTTATAAACCAAATAGTTGTATATTTAAGgataattatgttatttattttttataaaaaagttaaataataaaaaagtgaaaaataaaaaaataaagaaaaatgaagattatTTGGTGGTTAAAGAAGTGAttaaataaacactaaaaattctATCACATGCATATATACGTGGAAATCATGTATTTAGaatacatattaatatatatacaattgatgaatGTAATAAATTGTgcttaataaaatcaaaatatataaaataaattaaaattttggttgagTTGTAAATTGAAGATTttgaacatgtcaaattaaaatcttattacagTACTGTCACTAATGTCATGTTAGAACACATAAATTTGGAACCATATATAattgaaaacattttcaaaaaaagaaaaagaacaaagagGATACTTTattataataaacttgaattattatttaatttatttaggtcccaaaattattattgtaGAAATTTTTTAACTTACTTAATATAttccttaaaaatatttttaacttttttaaaatatatatatgtgaaaattatttaaaaacattgATGAGGTACAACAAAACATATAGATACTGGTACGTACCAATATCAAGATAAAAACCGCATGCCCACCAGTCTGATACTAATTACTTCAATCTCgacatatttttttaagttttaagttcAATACAAACAAAGTATAAATAGCAGAAATTCAAACAATTACACATGGTAACAACTAACAACGAATGATGAGTCTCAAATTTGGATACTCAtaaggggtgaatttaaagagaTAATTAGAGGGCTTGCTTCTCCCTCCAAAATGAAAAATTGGTAATTTAGtccattcataaattataaattataaattataaattaataaatgataaaattgtattttgactctaaaataaaaaataataattattttaattataataaaattatatatattaataaacgataaaattttattttaatatcttataaaattataattaatttccaatttcttaaaaggattaaattctgaaaaaaatctttatttttattaactatgccaaaatttcattagtataatgtatttaaatataattaaagaaCATTAAAATTAGTGCAGACAAAAGGCAATTAATTGCCATCATTATTGAATCCTATTGAGATTTTACATCTTATATTTTTCCCAATACATGAAAAAACATGTGAATTTGGGAGTGTAACTGCAATTGTATGTAATTTTATACtggttgaaattttaaattttagatttaactgttaatattattttttattaattgcgaggttttaaaataaataataatttatttaatagaaatataattaaaaaaattattgtcattaatttgaatttaataaaaaaataacagtataaataattaaatctgaaaagtaaaaggattaaattcatgaaatataattactttgcatttttctaatttaaacattaaaaaaagatAACAATAACTATATATAGAaaactataataaataaaaaacattaaataataaattaaaataaatataaatatatcttttaaaaaataatattaacaaacttaaaatgattttaagttaattatttataaatatgagtaggttttataaaattttaagtttaaatcagATCAAAacgaatttaaataaatataaaatatattaatatcatatttaaaccCGACTAATAAAAACCTTTACATGAAAGTGAATGCaaacaaaatgaaattaattGCAATAATGATTACATCTAATGCATGAAATCCTGTTGagattttgttgtttaattttcCTCTCAAAACATGAGAAGAGTGTGAATTTGGAAGTTTAACTGCAAATTTAGACCAATCACCTTATATGCCAATTCCAACCACCACTCCTTAATGCAACCCCACttatttttacacattttaaaaatatatatttcctttatttgacaaaataaaaataattgttcCAAATTATggtaataattaataatattattttattattatacataacCCATTATTggattatgattttttaatcaatattattttttaaaatttgtaaatattatttaatatattaaaaacttaacatttactttttttttaaggaCTTAGCACTAAGCATTTGAACCTAATAAATCCTAATAAATGAATTCTTAagcatattataaatatataaataattaacaatacCAAAAAGAGTTCTCATTGAACTTAACAAGAATCATCTCCATGGAAATTATTTtgcctctttttcttcttcttttgattTCCTTCAACTACATGGGTCATCAGAATCTTGTTTCTGCCGACGACACCTTGATTAAAACCTAATGCCATAATGCGGAAGTCCTCGAAGTCTGCGTACAATGCGTAAAATCCGATCCTCAAAGTCAATCAGCTGATAAAGTAGGCATTGCTGCCATTGTCATAACTTGTATAAGCAACAAAGCCGTGACCTTGGAAAGCAACATGACGGTTCTAGCTTCGAGCGTTCACGATAAAGACCTAAAATTGGTTCTCCAAGACTGCTAGAAAGAGCTTTCCGACGCAAAAACCAATTTGACTACTGCAATGGATCGGTTGAAGAGCAAAGATTATGATCAAACCAATTATTTAGTGAATCATGTGCTCCAGAAAGAGTTTGATTGTAAGAAAAATGTGGGGGATTTGCAATATACGCTTCCTACTACTGTCTTGAATGCTATGACGCTTTATGAGGAACTTTCGGAAGCAGCAATGAGAATAATTGATAGGTTTTTGTGAGtgtgaaaaatgaaataaaataataataacattatgtTTGTTGAATAatcttatatataatttattttatctctttttttttaattatattttttggaTTCTATGTTGATATAAGGTCAagcaaactttttttttaatatttaacattatttaaataaaaaacattaatattttttttacatgcaTTTACAATTTCAagcaaaatttttaatatttaaacaaaaaatatttttttaattattatttgatatattaaggAAACCGCTTTTGAactttacaaaattaaaaaatagtcaaGGTTAGGACcgaaatcagaaaatttttaaggggtcaaaattaaattgtaatttttacgatgacaaaaatataatttcactattttaatagcctatatctttataatttaatagtctAAATGTAAAACTTTCCATAGGGGCCGGAGCCTCTACTAGCCCCTAGTTTCGCCCTTGGTCAAGGtgacttatttatttaatatttacttttttaaaatattgatttaagaaatataatatttttgtaaaccAAATAGTTGTATATTTAAggataattatgttatttaatttttataaaaaatttaaataataaaaaagtgaaagataaaaaaataaagaaaaatgaagattatTTGGTGGTTAAAGGAGTGAgtaaataaacactaaaaattctATCACATATATGTAGGGGGAAATCATGTATTTAGAAtacatattattaatatatatatacacaattgatGTAAGTAATAaattgtgcataataaaattaaaatatataaaataaataaattaaaattttagttgagtggtaaattgGAGATTCTGCAAACTTAATTGGTATAGGTTCAAATCTTATTAtgtgcatttttttattatttaaaaaaaattaaagtactctcaaataatataatttattataaatgcaaagggacattaaaataattttcctaacAAATGTAACTATATATTTACTAACTTAAAATGTTTGACTGAGTCAGTGCCACAAGTCAATTGAATACCAACTCGATTaagaaatgattaaaaaaattatatttaaaaatttgaaaatattatgatgggtatgttttttatatttgatacaaaatctataagaaaacaatttaaacaaaaaaaatccatttatttattatttatatagttatttttcattcatatatattGGATCTGCCCATATATAACCACTTAAACTAACAAATTATAGGTATAGTAACTTATTTGGTCCGTCaactttacataaaaaaattattttagcatttcatttaattttttttttttatctttaaaactTATATTATTTGTCAGCTTACTCAAAAATGGATGGAAAATTAACTTTATTGATGTGACATGCACGTGGTCTGTcacattagcaattaattaatttttaaaaatttaaaaattttaaaaaaa is part of the Gossypium hirsutum isolate 1008001.06 chromosome D11, Gossypium_hirsutum_v2.1, whole genome shotgun sequence genome and encodes:
- the LOC121223257 gene encoding putative invertase inhibitor; amino-acid sequence: MGHRNLVSADDTLIKTQCHNAKVPKACIQCVKSDSHSQSTDKVGIAAIVITCISNKAVTLESNMTVLASSVHDKKLKLVLQDCQKEFSDAKTNLTTAMDRLKNKDYDQTNYLVNHALQKEFYCKNNVGDLQYTLPTTVLNDMTLYEELSEAAMRIIDRFLWV